A region from the Rhodamnia argentea isolate NSW1041297 chromosome 7, ASM2092103v1, whole genome shotgun sequence genome encodes:
- the LOC115742502 gene encoding endochitinase EP3-like isoform X3: protein MNRNTLLAILVACFAVVASVAPLVTAQNCGCAAGLCCSRYGYCGTSHAYCGPGCKAGPCSTTAAPPATGGVVVGNVVTAAFFNRIIGQAASSCAGKKFYSRQAFLKALGSFPRFGRVGSVVASKREIAAFFAQVTHETGHFCYIEEINGGTYCDPSAKQYPCKPGKKYFGRGPFQITWNYNYGAAGKSLGFDGLNSPETVANNPVIAFKTALWFWTRNNMQFKLSSQGFAATIRAINGGECNGGNSAAVRARVAYYTNYCKQLGVTPGRNLYC from the exons ATGAATCGGAACACGCTTCTCGCCATCCTCGTCGCATGCTTCGCCGTGGTCGCCTCGGTCGCGCCGCTGGTGACCGCCCAAAACTGCGGATGCGCCGCCGGCCTCTGCTGTAGCCGGTACGGTTACTGCGGGACCAGCCACGCCTACTGCGGGCCGGGTTGCAAAGCCGGCCCCTGCAGCACCACCGCGGCTCCGCCCGCCACTGGCGGGGTCGTGGTCGGCAACGTCGTCACCGCCGCCTTCTTCAACAGGATCATCGGCCAGGCAGCTTCCAGCTGCGCCGGGAAGAAGTTCTACTCGAGGCAAGCGTTCCTCAAGGCGCTCGGTAGCTTCCCGAGGTTCGGGCGGGTCGGGTCGGTTGTGGCCTCGAAGCGGGAGATCGCCGCTTTCTTCGCTCAAGTCACGCATGAGACCGGAC ATTTTTGTTATATCGAAGAGATAAATGGGGGCACCTACTGCGACCCGAGCGCGAAGCAGTACCCGTGCAAACCAGGCAAGAAGTACTTCGGCCGAGGGCCCTTCCAGATCACGTGGAACTACAACTACGGCGCGGCCGGCAAGAGCCTCGGGTTCGACGGGCTCAACTCGCCGGAGACCGTCGCGAACAACCCCGTCATCGCCTTCAAGACCGCCCTGTGGTTCTGGACGAGGAACAACATGCAGTTCAAGCTCTCAAGCCAAGGGTTCGCTGCAACGATCCGAGCGATTAACGGCGGAGAGTGCAACGGGGGGAACTCAGCAGCTGTTCGAGCCCGGGTCGCGTATTACACTAATTATTGCAAGCAACTTGGGGTTACACCTGGCCGTAATCTCTATTGTTAA